Within the Senegalia massiliensis genome, the region TGGAAAATCTGCTGCTAAGTTAAGAAAAGATATAAAAGTTATGGCTAACTTTGCAAATAAAGTATTAAATAACGAAGAGACAAAATCAGCAGAAGAAGAAGGATTTTTTAAAAGAGGCATAAGAGCACAAGTTTGGTTAGAATCAGGTGAAACTGCAGCTCAAAGAGGTGTAGGAATGTTAATTAAGAAGTTGAATAAGGAACCTTATCAGACAGAGCTTCCTATCCCTAAGAAAGATTTAGTTCCAATAGCAAAACCTATAAAAAATTTATCAAAAGCAAATATTGCTTTAGTAACATCAGGAGGGATAGTACCAGTAGATAATCCAGATAGAATACAGTCAGCTTCTGCAACTCGTTGGGGAAGGTATGATATATCAGAATTAGATAGATTAGAACCTGGAGTATTTAAAACTATACATGCTGGATATGATCCTACAGCTGGTGATTCAGATCCAAATAGAATTGTACCAGTAGATGCAATGAAAAAATATTTAAAAGAAGGAAAAATAGGGAAACTTCATAAATATTTCTATAGTACAGTTGGAACTGGCACTACTCAAGCAGAAGCTAGTAGAATGAGTAAAGAAATGATTCAAAAATTAAAAGAAGATAATGTAGATGGAGTTATATTAACTGCTACCTGAGGTACTTGTACACGTTGCGGTGCAACAATGGTAAGAGAAATTGAAAGGGCAGGAATACCAGTGGTAGAAATGTGCAATTTAATACCAGTAGCAGAATCTGTAGGAGTAAATAAAATAGTACCTACAATATCTATTCCATATCCATTAGGAGATCCTAATACAACTAAAGAAGAACAGTGGAAATTAAGATTTCATAGAGTAGGGATAGCGTTAGATTCTCTTACTATAAACATAGAAGAACCAACAATTTTTAAAGTAGAAATCTAAAAAAATTATGACATATAAAATATAGCTATATTTTATATGTCATAATTAAAAAGGAGATTATTATGGAAAAAAAAGATAATCATGTTTATTTTATTTCATTATTTATAGTTTTAGGATTTTCACTATGGGGTATATTTTCACCTAATTCATTTGGAAATATAGCAAATAATGTATTTTCTTTTTTGACAGAAAAATTTGGTTGGTTTTATTTAATGGCTATGTTTTTATTCGTAGCATTTGTGCTAGTATTAGCATTTAGCAAATATGGAAGGATTAAACTAGGTGATGATGATTCAAAACCAGAATACAGTTACATATCTTGGTTTGCAATGTTATTTTCAGCTGGAATGGGAATTGGACTTGTATTTTGGGGAGTAGCAGAACCTTTAAATCACTTTATTAATCCTATAGGCGTAAGTTCAGGAACTCAAGAAGCAGCAAATTTTTCGATGTTTACATCTTTTATACATTGGGGTGTACATCCATGGGCAAATTATGCTGTTGTAGCTATGCCACTTGCATATATGCAATTTAGAAAGAAAAAGCCAGCATTAATTAGTAGTATTTTTATACCTCTATTAGGAGAAGAGAAGGTAAGAGGACCTATTGGAAAGTTTATAGATATTCTTGCTGTATTTGCTACAGTTGCAGGTGTTGCAACCTCTTTAGGACTAGGAGTTTTACAAATTAATAGTGGATTAAATTATTTATTTGGAGTGCCTATAAACAATTTAATCCAAATAATAATTATAGTAACTGTAACAATTTTATTTATGATATCTGCTATTACAGGCTTAGATAAGGGAATTTTATTCCTATCTAATTCAAATATAACTTTAGCTTCCATACTGATGATTTTAACTCTTATATTAGGACCTACACTTGCTATAATAAATATGTTTACAAATAGTATAGGTGCATTTTTATCTGGTTTTGTTAGAGAAAGTTTTGTTATTAATGCATTTAGTGATAATAGTTGGATAGGTGGATGGAAAATATTTTACTGGGCATGGTGGATTGCATGGGCTCCTTTTGTTGGTTCATTTATAGCACGTATATCAAAGGGAAGAACTATAAAAGAATTTATTTTAGGAGTTTCATTAGTACCCGCACTTGGTTCATTTTTATGGTTTGCAATATTTGGAACAACAGCAATGAATTTAGGAACTGAAGTAGCAACTGAAGCAGTCAAAGTAACCGAGACAGCATTATTTGTAGTGATGGAACATGTACCTTTAGGAAATATAATATCATTTATTACGATATTGCTTCTTTGCACATTTTTTATTACATCTGCAGATTCTGCTACATTTGTATTAGGAATGATGTCTAAAAATGGAAATTTAAATCCACCAACAAATACAAAGGTAATATGGGGAGCTATTCAGTCAATGATGGCATTTGCACTTATGTTTTCTGGAGGATTACAGGCATTACAAACTAGTTCAATAGTAGCTGCTTTTCCATTTGCTATAGTAATGATATTTGGAGCTTTTTCATTTTTAAAAGCTTTGAAAGAGGAAAATATGGATAATATAAGTGACAATAAAATTAAAAATATAAGCTAATAAAAAAAGCATTACTTTTATCTAAAAGTAATGCTTTTTTTTGTTATTTTATCTACTATAGCTAAACTTTTTAAGTTATAACCATTTTCTCTGAGATAAGTTCCTCCTGATTGAAATCCCTTTTCTATAACTATTCCCATGCCTTTAATTGTAGCACCACTTTGATCTATAATATCAATAAGACCTTTCATCGCATTACCTTGTGCTAAAAAGTCATCTATAACTAGTAGATTATCCTCTTTATTAAGATACCTTTTACTTACCATTACATTGTACTCTTTTCTTTTAGTATAAGAATAGACTTTTCCTTTATAAATATCCTCATCTAAATTTAAGCTTTCAGATTTTTTTGCAAAAACTACTGGAACTTTAAAAAACAATGCTGCCATAGCAGCAATTGCAACACCACTTACTTCAATTGTAACAATTTTAGTTATATTTTCATTTTTAAAATAATTATAAAATTCTTTACCTATTTCATACAAGAATTCTGAATCAAGTTGATGATTTAAAAAGCTATCAACCTTAAGAATATTACCTTCTCTTGTTTCACCTTTAGATAGAATCATTTGTTTTAATTTATCCATTTTTTTGTCCTTTCTTCCATAAGTATTTAAAACATACTATAACAAAATTATTTTTAAAAATCAATAAAAATTAAAAAAGCATCGCAAAAGCGATGCTTTAAATATTCAATTTATTAATATACTCTTCTACCATATGCATAGTGTGAACCCCAGTAATTACTATTTAAACTTGCAATAGCAATTCCTCTTGAAGAAGTAGCACTTATAAACATATCATTTCCTAAGTAGATACCTGTATGACTTGGACCAGCTTTATAAGTACCTTCAAATATAAGT harbors:
- the grdH gene encoding betaine reductase selenoprotein B, whose amino-acid sequence is MKKAIHYINQFFAGIGGEEKADYKPEIKEGLVGPALALNELIDAEVIHTVICGDNYISSNTEEAVEEILSFLEDKEFDIFIAGPAFQAGRYGVACGTICKAVKEKFNVPALTSMHIENPGVEIFKRDIHIFKGGKSAAKLRKDIKVMANFANKVLNNEETKSAEEEGFFKRGIRAQVWLESGETAAQRGVGMLIKKLNKEPYQTELPIPKKDLVPIAKPIKNLSKANIALVTSGGIVPVDNPDRIQSASATRWGRYDISELDRLEPGVFKTIHAGYDPTAGDSDPNRIVPVDAMKKYLKEGKIGKLHKYFYSTVGTGTTQAEASRMSKEMIQKLKEDNVDGVILTATUGTCTRCGATMVREIERAGIPVVEMCNLIPVAESVGVNKIVPTISIPYPLGDPNTTKEEQWKLRFHRVGIALDSLTINIEEPTIFKVEI
- a CDS encoding glycine betaine uptake BCCT transporter; translation: MIMEKKDNHVYFISLFIVLGFSLWGIFSPNSFGNIANNVFSFLTEKFGWFYLMAMFLFVAFVLVLAFSKYGRIKLGDDDSKPEYSYISWFAMLFSAGMGIGLVFWGVAEPLNHFINPIGVSSGTQEAANFSMFTSFIHWGVHPWANYAVVAMPLAYMQFRKKKPALISSIFIPLLGEEKVRGPIGKFIDILAVFATVAGVATSLGLGVLQINSGLNYLFGVPINNLIQIIIIVTVTILFMISAITGLDKGILFLSNSNITLASILMILTLILGPTLAIINMFTNSIGAFLSGFVRESFVINAFSDNSWIGGWKIFYWAWWIAWAPFVGSFIARISKGRTIKEFILGVSLVPALGSFLWFAIFGTTAMNLGTEVATEAVKVTETALFVVMEHVPLGNIISFITILLLCTFFITSADSATFVLGMMSKNGNLNPPTNTKVIWGAIQSMMAFALMFSGGLQALQTSSIVAAFPFAIVMIFGAFSFLKALKEENMDNISDNKIKNIS
- a CDS encoding xanthine phosphoribosyltransferase; this translates as MDKLKQMILSKGETREGNILKVDSFLNHQLDSEFLYEIGKEFYNYFKNENITKIVTIEVSGVAIAAMAALFFKVPVVFAKKSESLNLDEDIYKGKVYSYTKRKEYNVMVSKRYLNKEDNLLVIDDFLAQGNAMKGLIDIIDQSGATIKGMGIVIEKGFQSGGTYLRENGYNLKSLAIVDKITKKSITFR